Proteins from one Cicer arietinum cultivar CDC Frontier isolate Library 1 chromosome 3, Cicar.CDCFrontier_v2.0, whole genome shotgun sequence genomic window:
- the LOC101491650 gene encoding serine/threonine-protein phosphatase PP2A catalytic subunit — protein sequence MGANSMLTESTHDLDEQISQLMQCKPLSEQQVKELCEKAKEILMDESNVQPVKSPVTICGDIHGQFHDLAELFRIGGKCPDTNYLFMGDYVDRGYYSVETVTLLVALKVRYPQRITILRGNHESRQITQVYGFYDECLRKYGSANVWKIFTDLFDFFPLTALVESEIFCLHGGLSPSIETLDNIRNFDRVQEVPHEGPMCDLLWSDPDDRCGWGISPRGAGYTFGQDISEQFNHTNSLKLIARAHQLVMDGFNWAHEQKVVTIFSAPNYCYRCGNMASILEVDDCKGHTFIQFDPAPRRGEPDVTRRTPDYFL from the exons ATGGGTGCTAATTCAATGCTAACCGAGTCGACTCACGATCTCGATGAGCAGATCTCACAGCTCATGCAGTGCAAGCCACTCTCCGAACAACAG GTCAAAGAATTATGTGAGAAGGCTAAGGAGATTTTAATGGACGAAAGCAATGTCCAG CCTGTCAAAAGCCCGGTGACAATTTGCGGCGATATTCATGGACAATTTCATGATCTTGCTGAACTATTTCGAATTGGAGGGAAG TGTCCAGATACCAACTACTTGTTTATGGGTGATTATGTGGACCGGGGTTATTATTCAGTTGAGACTGTAACA CTCCTCGTTGCACTGAAAGTGCGGTATCCTCAGCGAATTACTATTCTTAGAGGAAACCATGAAAGCCGTCAG ATTACTCAAGTATATGGGTTTTACGATGAATGCCTAAGAAA GTATGGGAGCGCTAATGTTTGGAAGATCTTTACAGACCTCTTTGATTTTTTTCCATTGACCGCATTG GTTGAATCAGAAATATTTTGCTTGCATGGTGGACTCTCGCCTTCAATTGAGACCCTTGATAACATAAGAAACTTTGACCGTGTTCAAGAGGTTCCTCATGAAGGGCCCATGTGTGATCTACTGTGGTCTGACCCAGATGACAGATGTGGCTGGGGGATTTCTCCTCGAGGTGCTGGATATACCTTTGGCCAG GACATATCTGAACAATTCAATCACACGAACAGCCTTAAATTGATTGCTAGAGCTCACCAGCTAGTTATGGATGGATTTAACTGGGCTCAT GAACAAAAGGTGGTTACCATTTTTAGTGCTCCTAACTACTGTTACCGATGTGGGAACATGGCTTCCATATTAGAAGTTGATGATTGCAAGGGCCATACATTTATCCAG TTTGACCCTGCTCCAAGGAGAGGAGAACCTGATGTCACTCGAAGAACGCCTGACTACTTCCTGTAA
- the LOC101491960 gene encoding lipid phosphate phosphatase delta, which produces MEGSALWQGSVLAGILFWLFSSSYLNLTLKLRSFLQPFVTHYVETGTPILLQIQSYRAGFLDALFSGLSCVVSVPFYTAFLPLLFWSGHGQLARQMTLLMAFCDYIGNCIKDVVSAPRPASPPVRRVTATKDEEENALEYGLPSSHTLNTVCLSGYLLHYVLTHTQIQGAYINYFGVSLACLFVALVGLGRIYLGMHSLIDVAAGLFLGLGILGLWLTVHEYIDSFVVSGQNVTTFWAALSFILLFAYPTPELPTPSFEFHTAFNGVALGIVTGVQQTYHQFHHDNVHRLFTSEMTIPEFMGRMLLGIPTILIVKFCSKTLAKWTIPVVANTLGIPIKSTSYLPTVNGAMTGEKSKAFDVDTGIRFLQYAGLAWSVVDLVPSLFSYMNL; this is translated from the exons ATGGAGGGTTCAGCACTATGGCAAGGTTCGGTTCTTGCTGGAATACTCTTTTGGCTTTTCTCATCTTCATACCTCAATCTCACTCTAAAGCTTAGATCTTTCCTTCAACCTTTCGTTACTCACTATGTTGAAACCGGAACCCCAATTCTCCTTCAGATCCag AGTTACAGGGCTGGATTTCTTGATGCTCTTTTCTCTGGGTTGTCTTGTGTTGTTTCTGTGCCCTTTTACACTGCTTTTCTCCCTTTGCTTTTCTGG AGTGGCCATGGCCAATTGGCTAGGCAAATGACGTTGTTGATGGCGTTTTGTGATTATATAGGGAACTGCATAAAG GATGTGGTTTCAGCACCAAGACCAGCTTCTCCACCTGTGAGGAGAGTGACTGCTACAAAAGACGAGGAAGAGAATGCTTTAGAATATGGACTTCCTTCTTCTCACACACTCAACACAGTTTGCTTATCTgg CTACCTTTTGCACTATGTCCTGACTCATACTCAAATTCAAGGTgcctatattaattattttggaGTTTCCCTTGCTTGTTTGTTCGTGGCTCTCGTTGGTTTGG GAAGAATTTATCTTGGTATGCATAGTTTGATTGATGTTGCTGCTGGCCTTTTTCTTGGACTCGGAATCCTTGGATTGTGGCTTACAGTTCATGAATACATTGACAGTTTTGTGGTCTCGGGACAAAATG TTACAACCTTTTGGGCTGCTTTGAGCTTCATTCTGCTTTTTGCTTATCCAACTCCTGAACTTCCAACTCCAAGTTTTGAGTTTCACACTGCTTTCAATGGAGTTGCATTGGGAATT GTGACTGGGGTACAACAAACATACCATCAATTTCACCATGACAATGTTCATCGTTTGTTCACTTCAGAAATGACAATACCCGAATTCATGGGAAGAATGCTCTTGGGAATACCTACGATTCTAATTGTAAAATTCTGCAGCAAGACTCTTGCGAAATGGACTATTCCTGTGGTTGCAAACACTTTGGGCATCCCAATAAAATCAACAAGCTATCTCCCCACAGTGAATGGAGCTATGACAGGAGAAAAATCAAAGGCTTTTGATGTTGATACTGGAATTAGATTTCTTCAATATGCAGGTCTTGCATGGTCTGTAGTTGACCTAGTGCCATCTCTTTTTTCATACATGAACCTTTGA
- the LOC101492293 gene encoding carbon catabolite repressor protein 4 homolog 2-like, translating to MLNVLRVHLPSDIPIVGCELTPYVLLRRPDKTVTTDDVSETSPLDGHFLRYKWYRVQSDKKVAVCSVHPSEQATLQCLGCLKAKIPVAKSYHCTPKCFSDAWQHHRVLHDRAASAVNENGNEEEEVFGRFNNSGSGSLNTSLSSSASSASLTNGSANVYPGAITQRNGGETWFEVGRSKTYTPSADDIGHVLKFECVVVDAETKLTVGHTNTILTSRVIPXXXXXXXRLIPVDGMANLDVDGRITSSGTFTVLSYNILSDAFASNDLYNYCPSWALSWPYRRQNLLREIVGYRADIICLQEVQSDHYDEFFAPELDKHGYYGLYKRKTNEVYNGNINTIDGCATFFRRDRFSHVKKYEVEFNKAAQSLTDAMIPTTQKKTALNRLVKDNVALIVVLEAKVNNQPIDNPGKRQLLCVANTHVNVHPDLKDVKLWQVHTLLKGLEKIAISAEIPMLVCGDFNSLPGSAPHALLAMGKVDPSHPDLAVDPLNILRPHSKLVHKLPLVSAYSSFARTGLGYEQHKRRLDNSTNEPLFTNVTRDFIGSLDYIFYTADSLVVESLLELLDEASLRKDTALPSPEWSSDHIALLAEFRCCMNISTRR from the exons ATGCTGAACGTGCTACGTGTTCATCTCCCTTCTGATATTCCCATTGTTGGCTGTGAGCTCACGCCTTATGTGCTCTTACGCCGACCTGATAAAACCGTTACAACAGATGATGTCTCTGAAACCTCTCCTTTAGATGGCCATTTTTTGCGCTATAAGTG GTATCGTGTACAGAGTGATAAAAAGGTTGCTGTTTGTAGTGTACATCCGTCCGAGCAGGCCACACTACAGTGCCTAGGTTGTCTTAAGGCTAAAATACCCGTTGCAAAAAGTTATCACTGCACTCCAAAGTGTTTTTCAGATGCATGGCAGCATCATCGTGTCTTGCATGACCGTGCCGCAAGTGCAGTTAATGAAAATGgaaatgaagaggaggaggtaTTTGGGAGATTTAATAATTCTGGGTCTGGGTCACTCAACACCAGCTTATCCTCCAGTGCGTCAAGTGCCAGCCTGACAAATGGGTCTGCAAATGTGTATCCAGGAGCCATTACACAACGAAATGGCGGTGAAACTTGGTTTGAAGTTGGACGATCAAAGACATATACCCCATCAGCTGATGACATTGGTCATGTCCTTAAATTTGAGTGTGTTGTAGTTGATGCAGAGACAAAACTTACAGTGGGGCACACAAACACTATACTAACTTCTCGTGTCATTCC NNNNNNNNNNNNNNNNNNNNNNCGACTGATACCTGTTGACGGGATGGCGAATTTGGATGTGGATGGGCGTATAACATCATCAGGAACGTTTACTGTTTTATCATACAACATATTGTCTGATGCATTTGCCTCAAATGATCTATACAATTACTGCCCTTCGTGGGCTCTTTCATGGCCGTATCGCAGACAAAATTTGTTGCGAGAAATAGTTGGGTACCGTGCCGATATTATTTGTCTCCAGGAG GTTCAAAGTGATCATTACGATGAATTTTTCGCCCCTGAACTGGACAAACATGGCTATTATGGTCTTTACAAGAGAAAAACAAATGAG GTATATAATGGCAACATAAATACGATTGATGGTTGTGCAACATTTTTCCGTAGAGACAGATTCTCACATGTGAAAAAATATGAG GTTGAGTTTAATAAGGCTGCACAGTCTTTAACAGATGCCATGATTCCAACCACTCAGAAGAAAACTGCCTTGAATCGGCTGGTTAAG GATAATGTCGCACTAATAGTTGTTTTAGAAGCAAAAGTTAATAATCAGCCTATTGATAATCCAGGGAAAAGACAGCTTCTGTGTGTG GCAAATACACATGTGAATGTCCACCCAGATTTAAAGGATGTCAAGCTTTGGCAG GTGCACACTCTCTTAAAAGGATTGGAGAAAATTGCTATCAGTGCAGAGATTCCAATGCTGGTTTGTGGAGACTTCAATTCACTTCCGGGAAG TGCTCCTCATGCACTTCTTGCAATGGGGAAGGTAGACCCATCCCATCCCGATTTAGCAGTTGACCCACTCAACATATTGCGTCCTCACAGCAAGTTGGTTCACAAGTTGCCACTG GTCAGTGCTTATTCTTCGTTTGCAAGAACGGGTCTTGGATATGAGCAGCATAAGCGGAGACTGGATAACTCAACAAATGAACCTTTATTCACAAATGTCACTAGAGATTTTATTGGCTCTCTTGATTACATATTTTACACAG CGGATTCTTTGGTTGTGGAGTCATTATTAGAACTATTGGATGAGGCGAGTTTGAGGAAAGATACAGCACTACCTTCTCCTGAATGGTCTTCAGATCATATAGCTCTATTAGCCGAGTTTCGCTGCTGCATGAATATATCCACCAGGCGATGA